The Vigna unguiculata cultivar IT97K-499-35 chromosome 1, ASM411807v1, whole genome shotgun sequence nucleotide sequence CAGAAAACACTGTGACCCAGGTTGTACCATCATCaccaactaaaaattttaagGTTTTGTTATAAAACCATGCTCTAATTTTAGTGTTGTGATGACGATGGATATATCAAATTTAGTTGAACAATCGATGTATAtagactttaaaatatattttcattttcttagaATATGTTATGATGATATTTCATATGATTTAAGTAAATTCAAATTACTATGATTAACCTTTGTAGACATtgttatatatatgatatatcgTTTTATGTAAAAAACATTGAAATCTGAACGTGTCATGTGTTGAAGTTGGTTGCATGATACGTGACATTCCTTAAAGAAATGGATTGACAGAttttagagaagaaaagagaagaatgttTTTTGCTGTGTGTCGTGTATTCTAATTGCATAGAAGATCCAAATTATGTGTAACACGTGGCAGCACATAAAAAACTAACTAATCCAATTGTCAAGTTTATAAATACGTGTATGGATATataagaaggaagaaaaagcCAGAATCTGTTACATATGATTGCATTCGAATAAAAacaaagtatttttaatttcatatacacACACTCCCACTTCATTCCAAATCTATCCTTTTCTTTGCTCATTTATTCTTTACATTACTATTCTCCTTCTTGTTGTGGGTTAACTTTATTAAACGTTTATTTTGTATATAGATgtatttgttaattaattaaatcttttatttttttattagttagttagtttatttaaatattttagttatgtttttgtattttattttgtctcgccttttttttacttatttatatggtttttcatttagttttacattttttatttatgtgcaTTTAGTAATTTATCAATGTTTATTATGTTATGGTTAtggaatttattatttatttatttaataatgttaaatgtatttatgttaaatactgcggtgttatttatttttgttaattttcaatatttatttatggtaCTATTTTGATAAGAATTTATGTCATGGTAGTTCTTTTATATCTATCATAGTATTTGTTTGTTTGACAATTATTCACTatgttagttttatttattatattatttaattatttatttatggaaaAAAGTATTACAAAATGATTTACCATGGATGCGGAATAAGCAGGTTTATCATGGAGTTTGGAACAATGATAtggacaaaaacaaaaagagtataactatttaatttatttaccaTCATTATCAATAATAGTGCTGTTTAACTATTCATAACAAGGTCAATCGCTCAAGACTCCTTCAAGTTTGTGTGAGAATTGGGCTCATTATAGGTCCAACTTCTATATGCCATGATACGGATACCGGGAAGTTTCTTTCTGCACCACTGTATGTTTCTTACTACACTCTtatatagataaaatttatattttgttttcttgggAGTGTACTTTgcttcttcttatttttttaatttattcatatttcCGAAAGTTATTTTTGACTTTAGATTgtacaatcttttttttttatttaattttcaaattacatattcataaaatggaaagtttattatacCAGAGTgcataaagaaatatataaaagtgtAGAAAGAAGCTGTCCATGATATATTACCATTTTAGTTAGCATGCCCTTAGCATTAGTATcgaagaataattatatttttaacatttatgttattttcatccatttttttcaaacatttatatttatttttcataatatcatTCTCAGTTTTTTCTATAcctctcttttttcttattcCTGTACTTCATAAATGGAGGGTTGAATCAATATTTTCTGATATGAACTTTTAGTTCATAAagttatattacttttatatattctgtaatgtttttcattttttatctttcttcatCAATTTTACTACAtgtttctcttatttatttctattttattagaaaaGGGTAAATGTATACTTTTCTCACATTTTATAACTTGAAAAGGCTGacgaataatttaaaaaattaaaactataagtgtacctatatatatatatatatatatatatatatatatatatatatatatatatttgtaaaattggaatttgttgttcttttaaattttgatatatttttaatgttcaaacATTAAAAACAGTTAAATATAATCTCATCTAACAAGTAAGTTAATTTAATGATAGTAAAACCAACTATATAATAccgatgaaaaataaataaaagattatactCGGTGTAGAGAGTTTAAATCTTATgcacaatttaatttattcttaatttattttaattatttgaagtaaattaaataatttgaactgttatttagttttttttggaatataaaaaaatattttaatatcatttaattttgtatattaaaatttagaataaacaTATCTAAgtcaaataaacatatatagaATAAACATATCTAAATCCTAATTCTGTTAAAGGGTAACTTTTTCTTGTACCTCTATATATTTCTTCTTgtattcttatatatataaaaaagtaattatattcttttttatctatACAATTCAGagtaaacaatattttaaagttatataatttagaagtaaaaaataacagttcaaaaataatatctaaatttgtaatttgagagtcaattatttaatattttttaacttatataatttaaaagtaatttttattttatatagtacACACagaaaggataaaaataaaaatgttatctaTATAGAAATGCGCAGCAAGAAACTTATGGAGGTGTAGAAAGAAACTACCCTCTAATAGTTTGCCTACCAGTTTGTCAAAAAGCCCGAGTGAACCtctaatatgattattttatgattattttttctaGTACTTTTGTTTGTGTATGTGAGGGAAAAGTTTAAATTGTTCAGAGATTGTATAATTTACAGGTGAACCtctaatatgtttatttttatttttttagaaatataatataaattgtacAATTTACAAATACACTTTAAAAGTGGATTTTAGATTGtagttttcaaaattcatatatatatatatatatatatatatatatatatttcaaattatataaaatgcaaatgtattttaaattatataatattacataatatatttattgaatatgaaAATCTATAACAAATTCTGCAGTAAGAAAAAGTATTCCAGAGTATAAAACTTAAGACTTAGAATTGTTTTAAGAATTCtgtaatataaaatgtatttgtaaatttgtttttcaaattatacaatacattcaaaatatatttttagattatacaaTATAGAATATATGTTCATATGAAATAACTTATTCTAAATTGTGGGATTAAAATCAAGCTcgtatataattgatttttttttaatatttcatggTAATCCATGAaggattgaagaagaagtaGCCCAAACTTTCCTTTATTATAACTCCcattggttttaattttgaaCGAAATAACAAACCCATCTATATAAACAAACTTTTATTATTGATGGTTCATAAAGAGTTAGTTCTTACTAGAGCCGTCAAAATAGATTATAATCCGCGAGTCAATCTGACTTATCACGGGTTTAgatcgggttgggttgaaaaaatattataaatttcagTACGGGTTAAAAATGAACTCAACCCATTAAGAATCCGGCTCATTCGGGTTGAACCtgtgatgagccgggttggcttaCCAAcccaccaataaattttaaatatttaatatatattgtataGATGGGGATAGAGAAGATGTtttaagagatgaaaatgttgtggatttattcatttaagattctaatactatagtttgataagtgacaataatgatttgatgttagatagtaatttatatttttgtgattttggtttgtatttgaagtttaacataatttgggattttatttggattgtattgaagtttatttagattttaattggaattataatttagttttattgagattgaagaaaaaaatttgtgtgtttttttttttaattaagtgagccaaCCTGTTTAACCCGTCAACCCGTGATAGGTCGAGTCGGGTTCTAATTttgttggctcgctaataagtgagccgggtCGGGTTAACccactaagtggccaacccgACGCGAGTCGAGCCGAATTGGGTCCGGTCGGGTGatccgttttgacagctctagttCTGACAATCTGATGCGATAAAAAaggatagaaaataaaatttagaagcATATTATATCAACAAATATAACATCAAATACTATTTACTCATTCTTAAACAATGTTTATGGTATACCATTTACCAAGTTCATAACATTATTAAAGCCaaagactatatatatatatatatatatatatatatatatatatatatatatatatatatatatatatatatatatatatatatatatatatatatatactaacaaGTACACATATTAAAATACTACACCATGTTATTAATATGAATTTAGAATACAATAAAAGTTtcattttgattaaataaaacttGTGAATAATCTAATTTTTAATACTCTATATTGTAACATAAAGAGTAGACATagagtatattttttttgaGGAGAATGATTTAAGAATTAGGTCGGATGGATTTAAAATGAAGTTTAAGGAAGTTGAAAGTGATAGTAAATTAATTCgagaataaattttatgaaagtttgtaaaagatttaattattaataaaaaataaaatttaataaatgaaaaagtaagattattaaattatttttggtgtaaaaaataataaaaaataatatttaaataagttataattaattttaaattttttatgatgaataaaattattaataatatttattgattgaaaaaaatattaagaaaaaaataaattttttaatttttaattttaaagaaaaagttaaatatttataatcacattattaataaaaagtcaacttaaaatattacataatatcTAAAGAAATATACACATAAAAACATATGGGAGTGCagtattgttatattttgtaataaaataataaatatattaattctcaaatcttatattaaaaaaattatatatggaGAGAATTCTCCCAAATTATCTCCTTTCCTTATTTTCAATTCGGtaataaataacacaaaaaatttctaaaatcaaTATTTCTTTAAACAGTAACTTTTTTGAAAGAACATGATCTTAGATAGAGTCCATTTCAGTAGTAATTgttaaaatcttataaaaataacataataaatttataatatgtatgaattttatttattttttaagataataattaaaagctATCATGATTACTATCTAATCACCCATGATGCCTCGTTTTTCACATGCCGACATAAGAATTTGTACAATCATTGTGAATGGTttcaaacattatatatatatcttcTCCTCCCACTACTTTCACTGCATTTGATTTTGAATCACATATGCATAATGACTGCTATAATTACATCACTGTGAGGATAGAATTTAGAGACAGTTTCATCATTATCAACTAATCTTGATGCTTATCATCATCTTCCTTTTAGTGCCGGAAAAAGTAGAAACTGAATTTCCACATTTGTTTTAACTTCTAGAACAATCATAAAGTGGCGCAACaacaattatttgtttaatgtttTTCAGTTCAAAGATTGCGTCTGTAAAGAGTTTGCATTCGTTGTCTTAACCTTTTGGTCTGCACTGTCTCAAATGCTGCAAAACTGTGATCAACAATTAAATaccaaaactatttatattccGTCCATAAACCTTTCACAATTGTCCAAACTTTTGAACCCCGTTGCAGTGGAAATTATGGATTTTCCACTACACTAGCTAGGTTAATTTATTTTGTGCTCAAAATGTCCAATCATTCTTAAACATtccaaataaagaaattaagttcaaaagaaaaacctcacattttataagattaatattatttaatttttttccggAGTAACCTAAGTTCgtctaataaaattattagaaatgacaattatgtttttcagatattattcattttaaagcgtggagttttataacaattttgtctttaaaaaataattcatagaaaaaataaaataaaatatgatataccaaaagaatgcatttttaaaatataattagagaTAAGATATGTGCATGTATCTTACGGAGCCGCAGATCCACCCAAAAAGAGTGTCGACGTTGAGATAAAGCACATCATTACTCGCCAAAAGATACTTCAATTatgcaaatgaaaaaaaaagtttggatACACACAATTGCTaaagattatttaaaatatatttgctAACAGAGATGCATATAGACATGCGTTctcttatgattttttttaaatttaatttgcattaatacataataatattggtaaaattaaatattaattacaacGATAAAATGTTTAGCcttcttatatttttgtttgataatagttttacagaaaataaaaataaaaatcattacaAAAGTAAACAAAGTGCAGGTTTACAACAAAGTAACTAAAGCaaaacatgatatatatatatatatatatatatatatatatatatatatatatatatatatatatatatatataaaggatttGAAGTAGGGtctaatgtaaaaaaaaaaactctataaAAGCTCTTCAAAATTCATTTCAGATAAACTTTATTCTTTTCTATATAATAAAgtagttaaatttttattgcttttatataaaaaacatttgagttgattttttttttcagaaatagataaaaacaattaaagtttAACGCTATCTAGTTATCGTTTTTGTCGTGGAGAAATTGTTTGATGCATAAGAAGATGGGTACCATTTTTAATTTGAGATAGCAAGATACAGGTAATATGAGCATCTGGTAAGTCCATGGTCACCAACATcatcaatatatttctttttctatctatcTAAAAATACCAGTTTCTTTATTGTTAATAAAAGACAGTACAgaatataacaattaaaagaaatacttttattaaagttacatttcattttggttttcatattcttaaataAAGCTTAACGTGACTTTTTCGTGTTGACATTTTCTTTAAAGTGTTACCTATCAAAATTTGAGTTTAcaaattagttttcttttattttgaattatcttatttaaaaagatatttgtaagattaacaatataaaataaaatagattttaatttaatatattatgaacttcttaaaattgtaaaaaaaattatcctcGTATGTTTAGAAAATTGTGACCACAACAACATTGATTTGCATTTTAGACCTCAAATAAATAAGACCAATTAGTATTCTCAAATATTTGTCCttcatacttatttttttatgggtCCACAAACCGCCACTCATGGTGTCCCATCAACAACGAAAAAGTAATTGTCTATTCACTCAAGATCAAACCCACCAAAAACATTATAACATGCACAACACATTGCACACTTCAACTAAAATTGAATAACACACGCATGCCAACACAGGAACAAACAAAACTTGACCATTTTTGTTCAATAATGAGTCTCGTAGAATGGAAAAGTTTAAcaccatataaaaaataaaattgacttattttctttaaaattttggattgaaaatAGTATCAATATATGTTATGTATAAGTTGGTTTTACTACAAGAATTTTGTTAATTATCGACATTATTTAATTTGTCTATAAACTCTATTTtaccaataaatatttttgatggaattcacatttaaatttatcgACGAATACTTTCATCGATATGAAAAAACTGTCAAATCTGTCAAAAGTATTCATTGGTAACTAATCATCACAACTACCGATGGATGGTTCCGTAGGTACCTTTATAATTATCGACAcgaaaaaattgtcaaatttgtcaaaaatattCATTGGTAACTAATCATCACAACTACCGATGGATGGTTTTGTAGGTACCTTCACAATTATCGACAATCAAATTTCATTGGtaaatttgtcaatattttGGGCGACTAATATCTCATCCAATCTGTTAAAGTTTCATATTATAGTGGGGGATGGGTGAGAGTAataagagaagaagagaagatgaACAGGAGAAtgagaatgaagaaaaagaggTGGTAGGTGAGTGAGGTGGAGCCTTTTGGGTGACGCGAAAGATTGCTGGTGACACGCGTCAGTGACGTTGAATGACAATGACACTGACAGTGGTAGTAGTGGTTGGAGTTGGAGAAGGAggtgaaggaagaagaagacaaatAAGAGGAGCATGAGATCctaaaatgatgaaaatgacttggagtggtggtggtggtggtagtgcgATGATCGGTCAACGACAAGAAGGaatgaaaataaacacaaaaaaagaaggaagaggaGGGAGAAGAAGAAAACTCAATTTTGCATTTTACTTATGGATATTACTAACATATTTACCAACAAACAATTATCTACGAATTTGAGGTTGTCCATTGATAAACTTTATCAATAACCACTTTACCGACATATTTTTGTCCATCGATAGTCCATCAGTAAACATAATTTACCGATAGATTTTTTCTATTACCGAAGTGACTGTCAATAATATGCAATTTTCTTACAATGGTGCATGTTTCATTGGCATTATTTATCTATAATGAATCCTCACTTAAACACGTTAAGATAAATGACGATACAAATAAGAGATATTCATAGATATTCTCTAATTGAAAATTTCCCCTCCAGTCTAATATAGACTAATGTGtttatctaatttttaatttttgaccgGGTTAGAAGAAAAGACATGcacacatttaattaatttggaAATAGCAAaccttaaatttattattataaggtTAATTGAAATCTTTAACTCCCTATACAATTCAAAAGTAATAGCACTAACAGCTAAGAGAGGCACTACAATCTCCAATGAGAAACTAAACGTACACCCCATAAAATTGACGGATACAGTTCCTTCCCATAACCACTTCACTGGGATAAAAGCAATAGAGAGTAATTAACCTAATTACGTAATTATCTTTGAACCCATGATGGGTCCAATCAAGTAGAAGTTTGAAGCATGAATCGTTTAAGGATTTGGATGACTTCTTGTGCAAGATGTGAAGAGTAGGAATCATGCGTGAAAAACCCATGCTCGCACCCCTCAAACTCAAGGTAATCAATGTTTTGCCTTGCTCTTTTAACCTTCTAGCATAATCTTCTGCTCTATCCTTAAGCAATTCATTGCCACCAACTATCACCAAAATAGGATCAAGTTTCACTTCTTCAAGATTCGGGCTTCCAGCTCCAAACGGATTCGCCAATGGATGGTCTCTCGATTCTCCCAAAGGTATCGACAACCTCCAAAATCTgttccaaataataataaccatttatttattttaataatgttggATAGGCATAACTAAGTGTTTTGTATTGTTTAATGTTAATGTTGTACACGTCACTACGTACTACATCTTCTTTACTTCTTAATAAGAAATACAAAGTATTATCGTTTTCATATAACTAATATAAACTGTTTATTAATTGCGTCTAACTTTTTCATACATTGTATTGGTCATTACGAGATGGTAACATAAAGAAGTGTGGAAAAGGGTTTAGCCAAGTGTCACCACTAATCAATCACTTTTGCCATCTTAATTTCCGAGTGTGCGGATTTTAAAACCTAACATTTCgtattataaattgtaattatttagcAAATAACATCTATTatatactcttttttttcttacaaaatcaTTAAGATCTTTTATGCGAGTAAAAAtttcattcaaataaaaatatttataatatgatGAGATAAACTCTTTAACATTATTCACATATAAAATGAACAATTGTATAGTTATTTATAATGTGGTGacgttattttatttaataaaattcatttgaaaacgttaaatgttatgtttccaatttttacatattaaatatacaatgtcattactaaattttaataattaaatattttattttgtaaatgtaTTCACGTGTTGctaataatgaaatatgttaacgcaaaatttatttaagtgtggcgaaattttaaaacactggTAGCGCAAGTCTTAATCATCGCATATTCCTTTCCCAACAAGTGTGGTGAAAGTGGGTCCATGCATTCATAGGCATATTCATTATAACTCTGAGCCAATTCACACACAAGTGGAACCACTTCATaccatttcttcatttaattaCTTTGCACATCATGTAGTAGTGATTATGATGCTATTACTATGCTTAAAAAGTGGCTCATTTCCAATAACTTGGAAATAACACAACCCTAATACTCAAACCACaagattgagaaaaataaaagactttGCACAAACACAAAAGAATTTAAGAAAGTAGGTTAAttactcaaataaaaaataaacatgacaCTCAAGTAGATAGAAAGTTATAAATGGCCACCCTACTTGGTGTGGATTcgagtaaaaaaatatagagaaaaaaacGAATATAGTAAGCTACGTGATAGaaaatagagagagaaaaataggatatatgtaaaataataaatgaaagtaaGTATATCATCCAATAATAAGAGAATCTGTCCAAAGCATTCCAAACTTTTAGGTCCCTAAAAGGTTTATTCAGTATTTATGCaactttttaataattgatttgTAATAGTTAAAATCTCATCAAAGAAAAGatcattttcatttcttttacaaGACTCTAAATTTTTTGGTATTTcatcaatttaaaaatgttatatctGAGTTTATTCGAAATTAATCTTTTGATATATACAGAATGGATTAGTTAATCTGTGaaagttttatattatagattaaAGTTTTGGTAAGGAAAAAGAATGaaaagtgatatatatatatatatatatatatatatatatatatatatatatatatatatatgattaggTTGGAATGAAGGGAGAAAAAAGTGCTTAGCCTCACCTGTCCAACAGCTCCAGGTTCAACATGTGCTCTGGTGGACCTTCCTCAGACTTGGTCCGAACCTCCCCGCCAAAAAACGGCGCAAACAACACGTAACCTCGTACCCGAACCGGGTCCATCTCACTCGAACCGGACCCCAGCCGAACCGCGAGGTGGTGCGCAATGTTCCCGCCAGAAGAGTCTCCAACGATAAACACGCGGTCAAAGTCAACATCACTACTGAGCCAGGCGTCCCCGGcgttttcatcttccttcagCCTCAGTCCCTGCCTCTGGAGCCACCTGACGGCCTCCACCGCGTCGTCCACGGCCGACGGAAGGCGGTGTTCCGGGGCGAGGCGGTAGTCCGGCGAGAGGACGACGGCGTGGAGGCCCGAGGCGAGGCGCGTGCAACAGTTGTGAATATGGGGCCACGTGCGTGAACCGAAGCAGAAGCCTCCACCGTGAAGGAAAATCACAATAGGAAGCTTGGTGGTGTTGAGTGTTATGTGTTGGGGTTTGTAGAAACGAAGAGAGAGATTGAATCGCTTGTGGAAGAGATAGTCGTTGAAGGTTACGGAGTGATCTTGAACGGCTGAAATTTTGAATTCTATATCGTTTGAACGGAAAATAGAACCGTCGCTAAAGAGTTGGAGAAAGCCCAAACAGTCCTCTACTACGTGGGGAGAGAACCCATTGATTCTACTGATTCTGTGTTTTGCAATTTGCTTTCTTTCtgtccatatatatatatatatgatgatagAGAGGGATATAGTTAATGGAAAGTGGAGATACGATTTGGATTGACGCTTAATATGATTGGAACATCCTCTGTTTGGGATAAAATAGTAAAGTTAAAATTTCCAGAAAAAAGGAGATAGTGGCTAGTGATTCGGATAGACAtgattatataaatattgatgTTCATAAATCGCATGCCGAGCAAATTGGATGTGTGGATGTGGCGTTAGGAATccaagtttaaattttatattctttagaaatgagaaaataattcaagtaaatttaaattttatatagattagaaatgaaaaagtagagtattatatagataaaatctatatatttattgttttaaggttttggattCTTAATAGTGTCAATATCTTATATGATTAAATTCAGGTCTCGTTGATATTGTGTCTCTCCAATAAAACTATAAAGCATTTCTCTTTTATGTAACAATAGAACTCTTCAAAGAATGATAATGTACTGAATGAGAGGCAAATACGAATGAATGCAgtgattttgtttgaaaatcGATGTAAAACGTCTTGTGTAGTGATATCTGTCGTACATATCCACTAGAACAGTGATACGTGTTCGATGTTGTTTTCTTGGGAAAAGGCTGTTGTTTTTGGTTTTGAGTTTAGTTTTAGGGCACAGTGATTAAAGggttgaagaagaaagaaatgcGAGGTGTCGATAGCAGAAGTGTGAGGCTGGAAggaaataatagataaatatcAGAAGGCAATTAAAAGTGGTGGTGATTG carries:
- the LOC114190999 gene encoding LOW QUALITY PROTEIN: probable carboxylesterase 15 (The sequence of the model RefSeq protein was modified relative to this genomic sequence to represent the inferred CDS: inserted 1 base in 1 codon), producing the protein YFIPNRGCSNHIKRQSKSYLHFPLTISLSIIIYIYIWTERKQIAKHRISRINGFSPHVVEDCLGFLQLFSDGSIFRSNDIEFKISAVQDHSVTFNDYLFHKRFNLSLRFYKPQHITLNTTKLPIVIFLHGGGFCFGSRTWPHIHNCCTRLASGLHAVVLSPDYRLAPEHRLPSAVDDAVEAVRWLQRQGLRLKEDENAGDAWLSSDVDFDRVFIVGDSSGGNIAHHLAVRLGSGSSEMDPVRVRGYVLFAPFFGGEVRTKSEEGPPEHMLNLELLDRFWRLSIPLGESRDHPLANPFGAGSPNLEEVKLDPILVIVGGNELLKDRAEDYARRLKEQGKXIDYLEFEGCEHGFFTHDSYSSHLAQEVIQILKRFMLQTST